One region of Culex pipiens pallens isolate TS chromosome 2, TS_CPP_V2, whole genome shotgun sequence genomic DNA includes:
- the LOC120417970 gene encoding uncharacterized protein LOC120417970: MLKFLLVLAIVVPTAFAQHHVVCWPHPSCPLVDVVQTFLPHVDCGKFYKCNKGIKCEMNCPPGLHWSVALVRCEWPNIACCDPRIPCEGIPSPPIPTIPVPPVTTPAPIPTIPVDPNPTTVGPIPTIPVDPIDPTPVGPTTVGPIPTIPVPPVRILY; the protein is encoded by the coding sequence atgttgaagtttttaCTCGTGCTCGCGATTGTGGTCCCAACGGCATTCGCCCAACACCATGTCGTTTGCTGGCCGCATCCCAGCTGCCCGCTCGTGGACGTTGTTCAAACGTTTTTGCCCCACGTGGACTGTGGGAAGTTTTACAAGTGCAACAAGGGCATCAAGTGTGAAATGAACTGTCCCCCTGGATTACACTGGAGTGTCGCCCTGGTGCGCTGTGAGTGGCCCAATATCGCTTGCTGTGATCCCAGAATTCCTTGCGAGGGAATTCCGTCGCCACCGATTCCAACAATTCCGGTGCCACCAGTTACGACACCGGCCCCAATCCCGACCATTCCTGTGGACCCGAACCCAACTACCGTGGGACCGATTCCGACCATTCCCGTGGACCCCATTGACCCAACTCCAGTGGGTCCAACTACGGTGGGTCCGATTCCTACCATTCCTGTGCCTCCAGTCAGAATACTTTATTAA